One Kitasatospora sp. NBC_01287 DNA window includes the following coding sequences:
- a CDS encoding VOC family protein: MITLTALLVRDYDEAIDFYVNAVGFELREDSPRGDGGRWVVVGPRGGDGAGLLLARPSKAEQVARIGDQTGGRVGWFLHSADFEGDHARMAAAGVRFLEEPRREAYGTVAVFADLYGNRWDLIQPST; the protein is encoded by the coding sequence ATGATCACCCTCACCGCCCTCCTCGTCCGCGACTACGACGAGGCCATCGACTTCTACGTCAACGCCGTCGGCTTCGAGCTGCGGGAGGACAGCCCGCGCGGGGACGGCGGGCGGTGGGTGGTGGTGGGGCCGCGCGGCGGGGACGGGGCCGGGCTGCTGCTGGCACGGCCGTCCAAGGCGGAGCAGGTGGCGCGGATCGGGGACCAGACCGGCGGCCGGGTGGGCTGGTTCCTGCACAGCGCCGACTTCGAGGGCGACCACGCGCGGATGGCCGCCGCCGGGGTCCGGTTCCTGGAGGAGCCGCGGCGGGAGGCCTACGGCACGGTGGCGGTCTTCGCCGACCTCTACGGCAACCGCTGGGACCTCATCCAGCCGTCGACGTGA
- the rpsA gene encoding 30S ribosomal protein S1: MTSPTDTSVSTTPQVAVNDIGDAEAFLAAIDETIKYFNDGDIVEGIIVKVDRDEVLLDIGYKTEGVIPSRELSIKHDVDPHEVVKVGDEIEALVLQKEDKEGRLILSKKRAQYERAWGTIEKIKEEDGIVTGTVIEVVKGGLILDIGLRGFLPASLVEMRRVRDLQPYVGKELEAKIIELDKNRNNVVLSRRAWLEQTQSEVRQTFLTTLQKGQVRSGVVSSIVNFGAFVDLGGVDGLVHVSELSWKHIDHPSEVVEVGQEVTVEVLDVDMDRERVSLSLKATQEDPWQQFARTHQIGQVVPGKVTKLVPFGAFVRVDEGIEGLVHISELAERHVEIPEQVVQVGDEIFVKVIDIDLERRRISLSLKQANESLGADPATVEFDPTLYGMAASYDDAGNYIYPEGFDPEANDWLDGFEKQREAWEGQYAEAQSRFEQHQAQVIKSREADAEAAAEGGDAVAAAAGGNYSSSSDEGAGALASDEALAALREKLAGGQS, encoded by the coding sequence CGACCGTGACGAGGTGCTCCTCGACATCGGTTACAAGACCGAGGGTGTCATCCCCTCCCGCGAGCTCTCGATCAAGCACGACGTTGACCCGCACGAGGTCGTCAAGGTCGGCGACGAGATCGAGGCCCTGGTTCTCCAGAAGGAGGACAAGGAGGGTCGTCTGATCCTGTCCAAGAAGCGCGCGCAGTACGAGCGCGCCTGGGGCACGATCGAGAAGATCAAGGAAGAGGACGGGATCGTCACCGGTACCGTCATCGAGGTCGTCAAGGGTGGTCTCATCCTCGACATCGGCCTCCGTGGCTTCCTGCCGGCGTCCCTGGTCGAGATGCGCCGCGTCCGCGACCTGCAGCCCTACGTGGGCAAGGAGCTCGAGGCCAAGATCATCGAGCTGGACAAGAACCGCAACAACGTGGTCCTGTCCCGCCGTGCCTGGCTGGAGCAGACCCAGAGCGAGGTCCGCCAGACCTTCCTCACCACCCTGCAGAAGGGTCAGGTGCGCTCCGGCGTCGTCTCCTCCATCGTCAACTTCGGTGCCTTCGTGGACCTGGGTGGCGTCGACGGCCTGGTGCACGTCTCCGAGCTGTCCTGGAAGCACATCGACCACCCGTCCGAGGTTGTCGAGGTCGGCCAGGAGGTCACCGTCGAGGTTCTCGACGTTGACATGGACCGCGAGCGCGTCTCCCTGTCGCTGAAGGCGACCCAGGAGGACCCGTGGCAGCAGTTCGCCCGGACGCACCAGATCGGCCAGGTCGTTCCCGGTAAGGTCACCAAGCTCGTTCCGTTCGGTGCGTTCGTGCGCGTCGACGAGGGCATCGAGGGCCTGGTCCACATCTCCGAGCTGGCCGAGCGCCACGTGGAGATCCCGGAGCAGGTCGTCCAGGTCGGCGACGAGATCTTCGTCAAGGTCATCGACATCGACCTTGAGCGCCGCCGCATCAGCCTCTCGCTGAAGCAGGCCAACGAGTCCCTCGGTGCCGACCCGGCGACGGTCGAGTTCGACCCGACCCTCTACGGCATGGCTGCCTCGTACGACGACGCGGGTAACTACATCTACCCGGAGGGCTTCGACCCCGAGGCCAACGACTGGCTCGACGGCTTCGAGAAGCAGCGTGAGGCCTGGGAGGGCCAGTACGCCGAGGCGCAGAGCCGCTTCGAGCAGCACCAGGCCCAGGTCATCAAGAGCCGCGAGGCCGATGCCGAGGCCGCTGCCGAGGGTGGCGACGCGGTTGCCGCCGCCGCCGGTGGCAACTACTCCTCCTCCAGCGACGAGGGCGCCGGCGCCCTCGCCTCGGACGAGGCGCTGGCCGCCCTGCGCGAGAAGCTGGCCGGCGGCCAGAGCTGA
- a CDS encoding transketolase, with amino-acid sequence MIKTYGELPGLMGRMTGADKHGPAALSTLDALWVLYERVLRVADPRDPERDRFLLSKGHGPMAYYAVLAAKGLLPEEWLDGFGGYHSPLGHHPDRTLVPGVEIGSGSLGHGLPLAVGTALGLRAQGLSGPAVWTLLGDAEFDEGSNHEALAYAGAIGLERLHAVVIDNSSATHGWSGGIATRFTAAGWSAVTVDGHDHAALYGAFTTEHPGRPHAVIARVEPKN; translated from the coding sequence ATGATCAAGACGTACGGGGAACTGCCCGGCCTGATGGGCCGGATGACCGGGGCCGACAAGCACGGCCCGGCCGCGCTCTCCACCCTCGACGCGCTCTGGGTGCTCTACGAGCGGGTGCTGCGGGTGGCGGACCCGCGGGACCCGGAGCGGGACCGGTTCCTGCTCTCCAAGGGCCACGGGCCGATGGCCTACTACGCGGTGCTGGCGGCCAAGGGCTTGCTGCCCGAGGAGTGGCTCGACGGCTTCGGCGGCTACCACTCGCCGCTGGGCCACCACCCCGACCGCACCCTGGTGCCCGGGGTGGAGATCGGCTCCGGTTCGCTGGGGCACGGCCTGCCGCTGGCGGTGGGCACCGCGCTGGGGCTGCGCGCCCAGGGGCTGAGTGGCCCGGCGGTCTGGACGCTGCTCGGGGACGCCGAGTTCGACGAGGGCAGCAACCACGAGGCGCTGGCCTACGCCGGGGCGATCGGGCTGGAGCGGCTGCACGCCGTGGTGATCGACAACTCCTCGGCCACGCACGGCTGGAGCGGCGGCATCGCCACCCGGTTCACGGCGGCCGGCTGGTCGGCGGTGACCGTCGACGGGCACGACCACGCGGCGCTGTACGGCGCTTTCACCACCGAGCACCCGGGCCGGCCGCACGCCGTGATCGCCCGGGTCGAGCCCAAGAACTGA
- the soxR gene encoding redox-sensitive transcriptional activator SoxR: MNAHLSIGELAARSGLAPSALRYYEELGLIHAERTPGGRRVFARQTLRRVAFVRAAQRVGLSLDEARAAMADLPVDRSPSAAEWRPVATTWQSRIDQQIADLQRLRDHLTGCIGCGCLSLGKCALYNPHDTQGAEGPGARRLLPRRTQPS; this comes from the coding sequence ATGAACGCCCACCTGAGCATCGGCGAACTCGCCGCCCGCAGCGGCCTGGCCCCCTCCGCGCTGCGCTACTACGAGGAGCTCGGCCTGATCCACGCCGAGCGCACCCCCGGCGGCCGCCGCGTCTTCGCCCGCCAGACGCTGCGCCGGGTCGCCTTCGTCCGCGCCGCCCAGCGCGTGGGCCTCTCCCTGGACGAGGCCCGCGCCGCGATGGCCGACCTCCCCGTCGACCGCTCCCCCAGTGCCGCCGAGTGGCGCCCGGTGGCCACCACCTGGCAGTCCCGGATCGACCAGCAGATCGCCGACCTGCAGCGCCTGCGCGACCACCTCACCGGCTGCATCGGCTGCGGCTGCCTCTCGCTGGGCAAGTGCGCCCTCTACAACCCCCACGACACCCAGGGCGCCGAGGGACCCGGCGCCCGCAGACTGCTGCCCCGGCGCACGCAGCCGTCCTGA
- the treZ gene encoding malto-oligosyltrehalose trehalohydrolase — protein sequence MRAVVEYRVWAPTAERVEVEVDGTAHPLAPGEGGWWQGEAPAGQGYGFRLDGARALPDPRSARLPDGPDGLSRAVDHAAFRWSDTDWHGRPLPGAVVYELHIGTFTPAGTFAGAIERLDHLVELGVDFVELLPVCPFPGRHGWGYDGVAPWAVHEPYGGPEGLKRFVDAAHREGLGVILDVVHNHLGPSGNYLPAFGPYFTERHQTPWGAAVNLDAPGSDEVRAYLRGSALAWLRDYRIDGLRLDAVHALVDDRATHFLEELATAVERLAAELNRPLFLIGESDLNDPRLVTPRQAGGLGLGAQWSDDFHHALHAAATGERQGYYADFGRAPLAALARTLTRGWFHDGTFSSFRGRHHGRPFPPAEGHRLLGYAQTHDQIGNRARGDRLTAGQLALTAPLVLTSPFTPMLFMGEEWGAATPWQYFTDHTDPDLAQAVRQGRRREFTAFGWAAEEVPDPQDRATVLRSTLDWSEPRSGEHAELLRWYRRLIRLRREHPALLDPDLSTVRVDFDEAAGQLTVHRGGFRVAVNFGEKPGEAPAGTLLASWGEVAAGRLGPRSCAITATGTR from the coding sequence ATGCGAGCCGTCGTCGAGTATCGCGTGTGGGCACCGACCGCCGAGCGGGTCGAGGTCGAGGTGGACGGGACCGCGCACCCGCTGGCCCCGGGCGAGGGCGGCTGGTGGCAGGGCGAGGCGCCGGCCGGGCAGGGGTACGGCTTCCGGCTGGACGGCGCCCGGGCGCTGCCCGATCCGCGCTCGGCCCGGCTGCCCGACGGCCCGGACGGCCTGAGCCGAGCCGTCGACCACGCCGCCTTCCGCTGGTCGGACACCGACTGGCACGGGCGGCCGCTGCCCGGCGCCGTGGTCTACGAGCTGCACATCGGCACCTTCACCCCGGCCGGTACCTTCGCCGGGGCGATCGAGCGCCTGGACCACCTGGTCGAGCTGGGCGTGGACTTCGTGGAGCTGCTGCCGGTCTGCCCCTTCCCCGGCCGGCACGGCTGGGGCTACGACGGGGTGGCGCCGTGGGCGGTGCACGAGCCCTACGGCGGCCCCGAGGGGCTCAAGCGCTTCGTGGACGCGGCGCACCGCGAGGGCCTGGGCGTGATCCTGGACGTGGTGCACAACCACCTGGGCCCCTCCGGCAACTACCTGCCCGCCTTCGGTCCGTACTTCACCGAGCGGCACCAGACCCCCTGGGGCGCGGCGGTCAACCTGGACGCGCCCGGCTCGGACGAGGTGCGGGCCTACCTGAGGGGCAGCGCGCTGGCCTGGCTGCGCGACTACCGGATCGACGGCCTGCGGCTGGACGCGGTCCACGCCTTGGTGGACGACCGGGCGACGCACTTCCTGGAGGAACTCGCCACCGCCGTCGAGCGCCTGGCCGCCGAGCTGAACCGCCCGCTGTTCCTCATCGGCGAGTCGGACCTGAACGACCCGCGCCTCGTCACCCCCCGGCAGGCCGGCGGCCTGGGGCTGGGCGCGCAGTGGAGCGACGACTTCCACCACGCGCTGCACGCGGCGGCCACCGGTGAACGGCAGGGCTACTACGCCGACTTCGGCCGCGCCCCGCTGGCCGCGCTGGCCCGCACGCTGACCCGCGGCTGGTTCCACGACGGCACCTTCTCCTCGTTCCGCGGGCGCCACCACGGCCGGCCGTTCCCGCCGGCCGAGGGCCACCGGCTGCTCGGCTACGCGCAGACCCACGACCAGATCGGCAACCGGGCCCGGGGCGACCGCCTGACGGCGGGTCAACTCGCGCTGACCGCACCGCTGGTCCTCACCTCGCCGTTCACCCCGATGCTCTTCATGGGCGAGGAGTGGGGGGCCGCAACGCCCTGGCAGTACTTCACCGACCACACCGATCCCGACCTGGCCCAGGCGGTGCGCCAGGGTCGGCGGCGGGAGTTCACGGCGTTCGGCTGGGCGGCCGAGGAGGTGCCCGATCCGCAGGACCGGGCCACGGTGCTGCGCTCGACCCTGGACTGGAGCGAGCCGCGCTCCGGCGAGCACGCCGAACTGCTCCGCTGGTACCGCCGGTTGATCCGGCTGCGGCGGGAGCATCCGGCGCTGCTCGACCCGGACCTCAGCACCGTGCGGGTGGACTTCGACGAGGCGGCCGGGCAGCTCACCGTGCACCGGGGCGGGTTCCGGGTGGCGGTGAACTTCGGCGAGAAGCCCGGCGAGGCGCCCGCCGGCACCCTGCTGGCGAGCTGGGGCGAGGTGGCGGCGGGGCGGCTGGGCCCGCGCTCCTGCGCGATCACCGCGACAGGAACCCGGTGA
- the coaE gene encoding dephospho-CoA kinase, producing MRKSGRKIGLTGGIGAGKSAVADLLVALGAVLIDSDRIAREVVAPGTPGLAAVAAEFGPGVLGADGALDRPALGAIVFGDPARLRALNAIVHPLVRARSAELEAAAAPGAVVVHDVPLLVENGLQPLYDQVIVVDADESVRLDRLVRLRGMSEDEARSRMAAQATREQRLAAADLVVANNGTVEELERRVAAVWERLTSTAG from the coding sequence ATGCGCAAGAGCGGGCGGAAGATCGGACTGACCGGCGGCATCGGGGCGGGCAAGAGCGCGGTCGCGGACCTGCTGGTCGCGCTCGGCGCGGTGCTGATCGACTCCGATCGGATCGCCCGCGAGGTGGTGGCCCCCGGCACGCCCGGACTCGCCGCGGTGGCCGCGGAGTTCGGCCCCGGCGTGCTGGGCGCCGACGGCGCGCTGGACCGGCCGGCGCTGGGTGCGATCGTCTTCGGCGACCCCGCGCGGTTGCGGGCGCTGAACGCGATCGTCCACCCGCTGGTCCGGGCCCGCTCGGCCGAGCTGGAGGCGGCCGCCGCCCCCGGCGCCGTGGTGGTCCACGACGTCCCGCTGCTGGTCGAGAACGGCCTGCAGCCGCTCTACGACCAGGTGATCGTGGTCGACGCCGACGAGTCGGTGCGTCTGGACCGCCTGGTCCGGCTGCGCGGCATGTCCGAGGACGAGGCCCGTTCCCGGATGGCCGCCCAGGCCACCCGCGAGCAGCGGCTGGCGGCGGCCGACCTGGTGGTGGCGAACAACGGCACGGTCGAGGAGTTGGAGCGGCGGGTCGCGGCCGTGTGGGAGCGGCTCACGTCGACGGCTGGATGA
- a CDS encoding transketolase family protein — translation MDTMRERFVTVAAELLDQDPRTALVLADISAAGFTEAAAAHPDRVLNVGIREQLMIGVTGGLALAGLRPIAHTFASFLIERPFEQVKLDLGHQGVGAVLVSALGSYDWPAGGRTHMSPGDVALLDTLPGWTVHVPGHPDEAEALLRHAVADGDRNVYVRLSLQQNARARAVEPGRFLTVRQGAGATVVAVGPLLDAVLAATEGLDTTVLYAASVRPFDAAALRAAGSTDVVLVEPYLAGTSNNEAHQALADLPHRVLGLGVPREEHRHYGSMDEHLAAYGLDPAGLRASITGFLSR, via the coding sequence ATGGACACCATGCGGGAGCGTTTCGTCACCGTGGCGGCCGAGTTGCTGGACCAGGACCCGCGCACCGCCCTGGTGCTCGCCGACATCAGCGCCGCCGGCTTCACGGAGGCCGCCGCCGCGCACCCCGACCGGGTGCTCAACGTCGGCATCCGCGAGCAGCTCATGATCGGGGTGACCGGCGGGCTGGCGCTGGCCGGGCTGCGGCCCATCGCGCACACCTTCGCGAGCTTCCTGATCGAGCGGCCCTTCGAGCAGGTCAAGCTCGACCTGGGCCACCAGGGCGTGGGCGCGGTGCTGGTCAGCGCGCTGGGCTCGTACGACTGGCCGGCCGGCGGCCGCACCCACATGAGCCCGGGGGACGTGGCGCTGCTCGACACGCTGCCGGGCTGGACGGTGCACGTGCCCGGGCACCCCGACGAGGCCGAGGCGCTGCTGCGGCACGCGGTGGCCGACGGGGACCGCAACGTCTACGTCCGGCTCTCGCTGCAGCAGAACGCCCGGGCGCGGGCCGTCGAACCCGGACGGTTCCTGACGGTCCGCCAGGGCGCGGGCGCCACCGTCGTCGCCGTCGGCCCGCTGCTCGACGCGGTGCTGGCCGCGACCGAGGGGCTGGACACCACCGTCCTGTACGCCGCCTCGGTGCGGCCCTTCGACGCCGCCGCGCTGCGCGCCGCCGGCTCCACCGACGTGGTGCTGGTGGAGCCGTACCTGGCCGGCACCTCCAACAACGAGGCGCACCAGGCGCTCGCCGACCTGCCGCACCGGGTGCTGGGCCTGGGCGTCCCGCGCGAGGAGCACCGGCACTACGGGTCGATGGACGAGCACCTGGCGGCCTACGGCCTGGACCCGGCCGGGCTGCGCGCGAGCATCACCGGGTTCCTGTCGCGGTGA
- a CDS encoding MarR family winged helix-turn-helix transcriptional regulator encodes MDNPPPIEPQADGPPTAGLQLAADLRAALGDLVRRVRHAESALPQNQAGALGWLVREGPHTTAELADRQRVRHQSMARTVALLLQAGLIRQERHPTDGRKLVLTATEAGMATLQGQRRRREQHLAAAIERELTESERQTLRQAVDLLRRIT; translated from the coding sequence ATGGACAATCCTCCGCCGATCGAGCCGCAGGCCGACGGGCCGCCGACCGCCGGCCTGCAACTCGCCGCCGACCTGCGCGCCGCCCTCGGCGACCTGGTGCGCCGGGTGCGGCACGCCGAGTCCGCGCTGCCACAGAACCAGGCCGGCGCCCTGGGCTGGCTGGTCCGCGAGGGCCCGCACACCACCGCCGAGCTGGCCGACCGCCAGCGGGTGCGCCACCAGTCGATGGCCCGCACCGTGGCCCTGCTGCTCCAGGCCGGCCTGATCCGCCAGGAGCGCCACCCCACCGACGGCCGCAAGCTCGTGCTGACCGCCACCGAGGCGGGCATGGCCACCCTCCAGGGCCAGCGCCGCCGGCGCGAGCAGCACCTGGCCGCCGCCATCGAGCGCGAGCTGACCGAGTCGGAGCGGCAGACCCTGCGCCAGGCCGTCGACCTCCTGCGGCGGATCACCTGA
- a CDS encoding MBL fold metallo-hydrolase codes for MKLTKFGHACVRIEQNDTTVVIDPGLFTEPAAVEGADALLITHEHFDHFTEDQVRAALAANPGLRIWTNRAVADQLAGLGAAVSVVGAGDAFEVGGIDVLVHGEWHAVIHPDAPPVSNIGFLLDGRLFHPGDALTVPEQPVATLLLPIAGPWNKVGELIDYVRELAPGRVLGIHDAVLSDIGLGIGERWLGEHGPGTGVPYGHLRPGAGLELDAV; via the coding sequence ATGAAGCTGACCAAGTTTGGACACGCGTGCGTCCGCATCGAGCAGAACGACACCACTGTGGTCATCGACCCGGGCCTGTTCACCGAGCCGGCGGCGGTCGAGGGTGCCGACGCGCTGCTGATCACCCACGAGCACTTCGACCACTTCACCGAGGACCAGGTCCGCGCCGCCCTGGCCGCCAATCCGGGCCTGCGGATCTGGACCAACCGCGCGGTCGCCGACCAGCTGGCCGGTCTCGGCGCCGCTGTGAGCGTGGTCGGCGCGGGGGACGCGTTCGAAGTCGGCGGGATCGACGTCTTGGTGCACGGGGAGTGGCACGCCGTCATCCACCCCGACGCGCCGCCGGTCTCCAACATCGGCTTCCTGCTGGACGGCCGGCTCTTCCACCCGGGGGACGCGCTGACCGTGCCGGAGCAGCCCGTGGCCACCCTGCTGCTGCCGATCGCCGGGCCGTGGAACAAGGTCGGCGAGCTGATCGACTACGTCCGCGAGCTGGCGCCGGGCCGGGTGCTGGGCATTCACGACGCGGTGCTCAGCGACATCGGGCTCGGCATCGGCGAGCGCTGGCTCGGCGAGCACGGGCCGGGCACCGGGGTGCCCTACGGCCACCTGCGGCCCGGCGCCGGCCTGGAGCTCGACGCTGTGTAG
- a CDS encoding MMPL family transporter — MRSSAASPPAPAAALAPGRLAALGRFCHRHRRWVLAFWVAVLALGVLIGGRVFDSSVTNTSAGGYESARGAAVVAAADPSAGTITAVVAGQPVDTPAVRGTVTATARDLTGLPGVLSVADAYQDGQQALRSADGSASLVDVRMAADSTAAQQQAVSQRLAAMQPPGGHVTVGGDLVLQQEVKDQTQSDTKFGEIVTLPLTLVVMVLVFGGLAAASLPVIGAIASVGGALLAMFGFSHIMDIDTSVLPIATVLGLGLSIDYALLMVNRFREERGRGADLAAAVDRTAATAGRTVAFSGLTVAVALSGLFVFTNPVLRAVGAAGVSVVVIAVLAALTLVPALLGFAGHRIKPPKHAEPDEGFFARTVRRVQRRAVPVALICVALLTAAGAPFVHAEMRSTGAAVLPTSSAGRQVSDTIAQRFPQLAPAPVTVVVQGSAQAAAHYADDVVAKLPGVAGVRAVQPAGTGLSTVEVLVQGDPQGGQAKRVVDELRADRGGLTTYVTGDAASVVDFQHELVDRGPWALGLVALGTLVLLFLMTGSVVMPVKALLMNLLSLGCSLGALTMVFQHGWFSGLLGFTPTGGLETFIPVLVFAFAFGLSMDYEVFLLARIKELRDQGYDCKQSVQLGLQRSGRIITSAALLMVIVFAGFAAGQMLMVKEMGIALAVAVAVDATLVRCLLVPAAMSLFGEFNWWAPAPLRKLYRRFGLREHVALPPLAVPAGASVPAPRSPQPQLAGPEPVGPELTRR; from the coding sequence ATGCGCTCATCTGCCGCTTCACCTCCCGCGCCCGCGGCCGCGCTCGCTCCCGGCAGGCTCGCCGCGCTGGGTCGCTTCTGCCACCGCCACCGGCGCTGGGTGCTCGCCTTCTGGGTGGCCGTGCTGGCGCTCGGGGTGCTGATCGGGGGCCGGGTCTTCGACAGCTCGGTCACCAACACCTCGGCCGGCGGCTACGAGTCGGCCCGGGGCGCTGCGGTGGTCGCCGCCGCCGATCCGTCCGCGGGCACCATCACCGCCGTGGTCGCCGGGCAGCCGGTGGACACCCCGGCCGTGCGCGGGACCGTCACGGCCACCGCCCGGGATCTGACCGGGCTGCCCGGGGTGCTCTCGGTCGCCGACGCCTACCAGGACGGGCAGCAGGCGCTGCGCTCCGCCGACGGCTCGGCGAGCCTGGTCGACGTCAGGATGGCCGCCGACTCCACCGCCGCGCAGCAGCAGGCGGTCAGCCAGCGGCTCGCCGCGATGCAGCCGCCCGGCGGCCACGTCACGGTCGGCGGCGACCTGGTGCTGCAGCAGGAGGTCAAGGACCAGACCCAGTCCGACACCAAGTTCGGCGAGATCGTCACACTGCCGCTCACGCTGGTCGTCATGGTGCTCGTCTTCGGCGGGCTCGCCGCGGCCAGCCTGCCGGTGATCGGCGCGATCGCCTCGGTCGGCGGGGCGCTGCTGGCGATGTTCGGTTTCAGCCACATCATGGACATCGACACCAGCGTGCTGCCGATCGCCACCGTGCTGGGCCTGGGCCTGTCCATCGACTACGCGCTGCTGATGGTCAACCGCTTCCGCGAGGAGCGCGGGCGCGGCGCGGACCTGGCCGCCGCCGTCGACCGGACGGCCGCGACGGCCGGGCGCACCGTCGCCTTCTCCGGCCTGACCGTGGCGGTCGCGCTCAGCGGTCTCTTCGTCTTCACCAACCCCGTGCTGCGGGCGGTCGGGGCGGCCGGCGTCAGCGTGGTCGTGATCGCGGTGCTGGCCGCGCTGACCCTGGTGCCCGCGCTGCTCGGCTTCGCCGGGCACCGGATCAAGCCACCCAAGCACGCGGAGCCGGACGAGGGCTTCTTCGCCCGCACCGTGCGCCGGGTGCAGCGCCGGGCCGTCCCGGTCGCGCTGATCTGCGTCGCCCTGCTGACCGCCGCCGGCGCGCCGTTCGTGCACGCCGAGATGCGCTCCACCGGCGCGGCCGTGCTGCCCACCAGCTCGGCGGGCCGCCAGGTCTCGGACACCATCGCGCAGCGGTTCCCGCAGCTGGCGCCCGCGCCGGTCACCGTGGTGGTGCAGGGCAGCGCGCAGGCGGCAGCGCACTATGCCGACGACGTGGTGGCCAAGCTGCCCGGGGTCGCCGGGGTGCGCGCGGTGCAGCCGGCGGGCACCGGCCTGAGCACCGTCGAGGTGCTGGTGCAGGGTGATCCGCAGGGCGGGCAGGCCAAGCGGGTGGTGGACGAGCTGCGCGCCGACCGGGGCGGCCTGACCACCTACGTGACCGGGGACGCCGCGAGCGTGGTCGACTTCCAGCACGAGCTGGTCGACCGCGGGCCGTGGGCGCTGGGACTGGTCGCGCTCGGCACCCTGGTGCTGCTCTTCCTGATGACCGGCTCGGTGGTGATGCCGGTCAAGGCGCTGCTGATGAACCTGCTCTCGCTGGGCTGCTCGCTGGGCGCGCTGACCATGGTCTTCCAGCACGGCTGGTTCAGCGGGCTGCTCGGCTTCACCCCGACCGGGGGGCTGGAGACCTTCATCCCGGTGCTGGTCTTCGCCTTCGCCTTCGGCCTCTCGATGGACTACGAGGTCTTCCTGCTGGCGCGGATCAAGGAGCTGCGGGACCAGGGGTACGACTGCAAGCAGTCGGTGCAGCTGGGCCTGCAGCGCAGCGGTCGGATCATCACCTCGGCCGCGCTGCTGATGGTGATCGTCTTCGCGGGGTTCGCGGCCGGGCAGATGCTGATGGTCAAGGAGATGGGCATCGCGCTGGCGGTGGCCGTCGCGGTGGACGCCACGCTGGTGCGCTGCCTGCTGGTGCCGGCCGCGATGTCGCTCTTCGGCGAGTTCAACTGGTGGGCGCCGGCCCCGCTGCGCAAGCTCTACCGCCGGTTCGGGCTGCGCGAGCACGTGGCGCTGCCGCCGCTGGCGGTACCGGCCGGCGCCTCGGTGCCGGCTCCGCGCAGCCCACAACCTCAGCTGGCGGGGCCCGAACCGGTCGGACCCGAGCTCACTCGCCGTTGA